In Candidatus Rokuibacteriota bacterium, the genomic stretch CGGCAATCTCGAAGGTCATCGTGATGCTGGAGAACCGGGCCGGCTCGGCCGCCGTGCGCGTGCCCTCGATCGTCACGTCCATCCGCTTCACCGGAACGCCGGTGTCCCGGGCGTGCATCTCGATCAGCGTCACGCCACAGGAGGAGATGCCGGCCAGGAACGCCTCGCTGTTGGTCAGGGCGTCCGGCTGGGGCCGGGACGACGAGTCGAGCACCAGCCGCTGGCCGCGCGTCAGACTGTGCGCCCGGCCGAGCACGCCGCTGCTCGAGGACCGGATGGTCTCGATCTTGACATCGCTCATGACCGCCTCCCCCTGGCGCGCTCAGGACGCGACGAGGACGAAGTCGA encodes the following:
- a CDS encoding OsmC family protein, with protein sequence MSDVKIETIRSSSSGVLGRAHSLTRGQRLVLDSSSRPQPDALTNSEAFLAGISSCGVTLIEMHARDTGVPVKRMDVTIEGTRTAAEPARFSSITMTFEIAGVSQAVAEALVETYRSR